The proteins below are encoded in one region of Silene latifolia isolate original U9 population chromosome 2, ASM4854445v1, whole genome shotgun sequence:
- the LOC141641775 gene encoding uncharacterized protein LOC141641775, producing the protein MYDLKEKRVFVSRDVNFYEHVFPYSVSNDELVSRQEPNNATQNYVDYEEIPYMPRDDKGAGEEIDKGHELDVVTDEQPIPDTGGAIHDGPNEVHNAGTEEMTGTNTSEENMGRGARQKFEPTWKKDYYCKSTRVITHNPNAHHVQAKSSRSGTRYPLENYVVTNCFSECHKAFLATIDGNVEPTYYHQAAKDGRWREAMSKEIDALEKNGTWKLVPLPRGKKPIGCKWVYKIKYRADGTVERYKARLVAHGFT; encoded by the coding sequence ATGTATGACTTAAAGGAAAAACGAGTTTTTGTATCGCGAGATGTTAATTTTTATGAGCATGTTTTTCCCTATTCTGTTTCAAATGATGAATTGGTGTCACGACAAGAACCCAACAATGCCACACAAAATTACGTTGACTATGAAGAGATACCCTACATGCCAAGGGATGATAAAGGGGCAGGAGAAGAAATAGATaaggggcatgagttggatgtgGTTACTGATGAGCAACCAATACCGGATACAGGGGGAGCCATACATGATGGACCAAATGAAGTACACAATGCAGGAACAGAGGAGATGACGGGTACAAACACGAGTGAGGAAAATATGGGTCGTGGAGCGCGACAAAAATTCGAACCGACATGGAAGAAAGACTACTATTGCAAATCAACAAGAGTAATTACCCACAACCCGAATGCTCACCACGTCCAAGCAAAGTCCTCTCGGTCAGGTACGCGTTATCCCTTGGAAAATTATGTTGTAACCAATTGTTTCTCAGAATGTCATAAAGCTTTTTTAGCAACAATTGATGGAAATGTTGAGCCGACATATTACCATCAAGCTGCGAAAGACGGACGATGGCGAGAAGCGATGAGCAAAGAAATTGATGCTTTGGAGAAAAATGGAACTTGGAAATTGGTTCCCCTACCTAGAGGAAAGAAGCCCATTGGATGCAAATGGGTGTATAAAATTAAGTACCGAGCAGATGGCACAGTAGAGCGGTACAAGGCAAGACTCGTAGCGCACGGATTTACCTAA